In Prosthecodimorpha staleyi, the following are encoded in one genomic region:
- a CDS encoding DMT family transporter, which translates to MTITARPGRPSTVVLIAVAALVAGAVAMAISPVFVRVAGAADVGPFTSAFYRVFLALPLLWIWARLELSRSGQPDPGWTWQMVVVGLLFAGDLFFWHLAVLKTTITNATLLATMAPIWVAAFSSLFIGEPVTRPTILGLAICVAGGAVLVGSSSSYAPERFLGDLFGIGTSFFFGLYFLAVRVARRTAPAGAVLFRSTIVTAAALAVVAGVMENSWLPAGWLGAGALVLMAWVSHAGGQGLLAFALGHLSAAFSSLVIFLEAVAGALFGWLIYGEALGPLELLGGAGILAGIWIARPRT; encoded by the coding sequence ATGACCATCACCGCCCGCCCGGGCCGACCCTCGACGGTCGTTCTCATCGCCGTGGCCGCCCTCGTCGCCGGCGCCGTCGCCATGGCGATCTCGCCGGTCTTCGTCCGCGTCGCCGGCGCCGCCGATGTCGGTCCCTTCACCAGTGCCTTCTACCGCGTCTTCCTGGCCCTGCCGCTGTTGTGGATCTGGGCTCGCCTCGAACTCAGTCGCTCAGGCCAGCCGGATCCGGGCTGGACCTGGCAGATGGTGGTGGTCGGCCTGCTCTTCGCCGGCGACCTGTTCTTCTGGCATCTGGCCGTCCTGAAGACGACCATCACCAACGCCACGCTGCTGGCCACCATGGCGCCGATCTGGGTGGCGGCCTTCTCCAGCCTGTTCATCGGCGAGCCGGTCACGCGTCCGACCATCCTCGGCCTGGCGATCTGCGTCGCCGGCGGCGCCGTGCTGGTCGGGTCGAGTTCCAGCTATGCGCCGGAGCGATTCCTCGGCGATCTCTTCGGCATCGGCACCTCGTTCTTCTTCGGGCTCTATTTCCTGGCGGTCCGTGTCGCCCGTCGTACAGCGCCCGCCGGCGCCGTGCTCTTCCGGTCGACGATCGTGACCGCGGCCGCCCTCGCCGTGGTCGCCGGCGTGATGGAGAACAGCTGGCTGCCCGCCGGCTGGCTCGGCGCCGGCGCCCTGGTGCTGATGGCCTGGGTCAGCCATGCCGGCGGGCAGGGGCTCTTGGCCTTCGCGCTCGGCCACCTGTCGGCGGCCTTCTCGTCGCTGGTCATCTTCCTGGAGGCGGTCGCCGGGGCGCTGTTCGGCTGGCTGATCTACGGCGAGGCGCTGGGGCCGCTCGAACTGCTCGGCGGCGCCGGGATTCTCGCCGGGATCTGGATCGCGAGGCCGAGAACCTGA
- a CDS encoding PQQ-dependent sugar dehydrogenase, producing the protein MRATTTLSLAAMLIATTVTAATPTDAPRVTTEKATITTTVVASGLDHPWGIAILPDGRMLITERSGRMRIFEQNGKPSKAISGLPKVDARDQGGLLDVAIDPDFARNNLVYWSYAQAGQGGNSTAVARGRLNAKKARLDNVEVIFSQKPKVASTLHFGSRLVFDRTGALFVTLGERFDYTIREKAQTLDSDIGKVVRITPAGAIPNGNPFVSQPGALPEIWSLGHRNPQAAALNPNTGDLWVIEHGPLGGDEINVAKAGLNFGWPVVSFGKNYDGTPVGTGLTEAPGMTAPIYQWTPVIAPSGMLFHSGRAFPGWKGNLFVGGLKTRVLVRLELSGNAVVKEERILGELGARIRDVAEGADGHLWIITDDSNGKLVRVKPAL; encoded by the coding sequence ATGCGCGCGACCACGACCCTGAGCCTTGCGGCGATGCTGATCGCCACCACCGTCACGGCCGCAACGCCGACCGACGCCCCGCGCGTCACGACCGAGAAGGCCACCATTACCACGACTGTGGTCGCCTCGGGCCTCGACCATCCCTGGGGCATCGCCATCCTGCCCGACGGCCGGATGCTGATCACCGAACGCAGCGGCCGCATGCGCATCTTCGAGCAAAACGGCAAACCCTCCAAGGCGATCTCCGGCCTGCCGAAAGTCGACGCGCGCGACCAGGGCGGCCTGCTCGACGTCGCGATCGATCCGGATTTCGCCCGCAACAATCTCGTCTACTGGAGCTACGCCCAGGCCGGTCAGGGCGGCAACTCGACTGCGGTGGCGCGCGGCCGCCTGAACGCCAAGAAGGCCAGACTCGACAATGTCGAGGTGATCTTCTCGCAGAAGCCGAAAGTCGCCAGCACCCTGCATTTCGGCTCGCGCCTGGTCTTCGACCGGACCGGCGCCCTGTTCGTCACGCTCGGCGAGCGCTTCGACTACACCATCCGCGAGAAGGCCCAGACGCTCGATTCCGACATCGGCAAGGTGGTGCGCATCACGCCGGCGGGCGCCATTCCGAACGGCAATCCCTTCGTCTCCCAACCCGGCGCTCTGCCGGAAATCTGGAGCCTCGGCCACCGCAACCCGCAGGCCGCGGCCCTCAATCCGAATACCGGCGATCTTTGGGTGATCGAGCATGGCCCGCTCGGCGGCGACGAGATCAACGTCGCCAAGGCGGGGCTCAATTTCGGTTGGCCGGTCGTTTCGTTCGGCAAGAACTACGACGGCACTCCGGTCGGCACCGGCCTGACCGAGGCGCCCGGCATGACGGCGCCGATCTATCAGTGGACGCCGGTCATCGCGCCATCCGGCATGCTGTTCCATTCCGGCCGTGCCTTTCCGGGCTGGAAGGGCAACCTGTTCGTCGGCGGGCTGAAGACCAGGGTGCTGGTGCGGCTGGAACTGAGCGGCAACGCGGTCGTCAAGGAGGAGCGCATCCTCGGCGAACTCGGCGCCCGCATCCGCGACGTGGCCGAGGGCGCGGACGGCCATCTCTGGATCATCACCGACGATTCGAACGGCAAGCTGGTGCGCGTCAAGCCGGCCCTCTGA
- a CDS encoding DUF4399 domain-containing protein: protein MFRRRFDDSALRRRLRAAGELLRCGAVSVCLAGLTALSGAAVLVGVLGAAEAQAPRPRTKSPPGASVYFLEPQPGATVGTRFKVRFGLSGMEVSPSGSPKPNSGHHHVIIDTDLPPFDERIPADFNNVHFGGGQTEAELTLPPGEHTLQLLFADHDHIPHDPPLVSKELRIRVVEDAATPPSGQAQGGHMHHGDGDAGSVAGVPAGAGRRPSPPGASVYFVYPPDGAVIRPRTTIRFGLKGMGVAPAGIEKANTGHHHLLVDVETPPLDGPLPNDFNHIHLGKGQTERRLDLKPGEHTLQLVFADERHIPHDPPVLSERIRVTVKLPPKPVKAKAKGKPKPKARRVR, encoded by the coding sequence ATGTTCCGGCGCCGTTTCGACGATTCTGCACTCCGGCGCCGCCTGCGGGCCGCGGGCGAGCTCCTGCGGTGCGGCGCCGTGTCGGTCTGCCTCGCCGGGCTGACGGCCCTGTCGGGGGCGGCCGTTCTGGTGGGAGTGCTCGGGGCAGCCGAGGCGCAGGCGCCCAGGCCGCGAACCAAGTCGCCGCCGGGTGCCAGCGTCTATTTTCTGGAGCCGCAACCCGGCGCCACCGTCGGAACCCGCTTCAAGGTCCGCTTCGGGCTGTCCGGCATGGAGGTTTCGCCGTCGGGATCGCCGAAGCCGAACAGCGGCCATCACCACGTCATCATCGACACCGACCTGCCGCCCTTCGACGAACGCATTCCGGCGGATTTCAACAATGTCCATTTCGGCGGCGGCCAAACCGAGGCGGAACTGACGCTGCCGCCGGGCGAGCACACGCTGCAGCTCCTGTTCGCCGATCACGACCACATTCCGCACGATCCGCCGCTCGTCTCCAAGGAGTTGCGCATTCGCGTGGTCGAGGATGCGGCGACCCCGCCGTCGGGGCAGGCCCAGGGCGGCCACATGCACCACGGCGATGGCGATGCCGGGAGCGTGGCAGGGGTGCCGGCGGGGGCCGGTCGCCGACCGTCTCCACCCGGTGCGTCGGTCTATTTCGTCTATCCGCCGGACGGCGCCGTGATCCGGCCGCGGACCACGATCCGCTTCGGCCTCAAGGGCATGGGCGTCGCGCCCGCCGGCATCGAGAAGGCCAATACCGGCCACCACCATCTGCTGGTCGATGTCGAGACCCCGCCGCTCGACGGACCGCTGCCCAACGACTTCAATCACATCCATCTCGGCAAGGGACAGACCGAGCGCCGGCTCGACCTGAAGCCCGGGGAGCACACGCTGCAACTCGTCTTCGCCGACGAACGCCATATACCGCATGATCCGCCGGTCCTGTCGGAGCGCATCCGAGTCACCGTCAAGCTGCCGCCGAAGCCCGTCAAGGCGAAAGCGAAGGGGAAGCCCAAGCCGAAGGCGCGGAGGGTTCGATGA
- a CDS encoding DUF2336 domain-containing protein, translating into MPNSMLVDLAREGSSEKRRELLQQVSNLFVDGSELHTDRETLLFGEVLGRLLDQVPLDDRVKVADKVSGLDRTPRDLALKLARDDARVAAPILRHSPVLTEDDLVGLATSQGQAHLHAIAQRAELGTRVTDVIVERGSGDVLKAVTRNLGAQFSERSFNSLAEKAGSDPELGDALSFRADMPPLIAKALVAHLSPAARQRLEHLMAQDHEQLDALMNEARRELDQARHTNRRNRLDAKLAIADIREGRRPLDEVVDQLIFKKRIMDVAFVLSELASVPEAHVNNVLHKVNAMGIAVICRSLDMSDTVYQRLSALRCERLRLNKAQVMPMVTEYRQIDRQTADRALRFHKVRSTVGRAG; encoded by the coding sequence GTGCCGAACTCCATGCTCGTCGATCTGGCTCGCGAAGGGTCGAGCGAGAAGCGGCGCGAATTGCTGCAGCAGGTTTCGAATCTCTTCGTCGACGGCTCGGAACTCCATACCGATCGGGAGACCCTGCTGTTCGGCGAGGTGCTCGGTCGCCTGCTCGATCAGGTACCGCTCGACGATCGCGTCAAGGTCGCCGACAAGGTCTCCGGCCTGGATCGCACGCCGCGCGACCTGGCCCTGAAGCTCGCCCGGGACGATGCCCGGGTCGCGGCGCCGATCCTGCGTCATTCGCCGGTACTGACCGAGGACGATCTGGTCGGCCTGGCCACGAGCCAGGGCCAGGCTCACCTGCACGCGATCGCGCAGCGTGCCGAACTCGGCACGCGCGTCACGGACGTCATCGTCGAGCGCGGCTCAGGCGACGTTCTGAAGGCCGTCACCCGCAATCTCGGCGCGCAATTCTCCGAGCGGAGCTTCAACAGCCTTGCCGAGAAGGCCGGCAGTGACCCTGAACTGGGCGATGCGCTGTCGTTCCGCGCCGACATGCCCCCGCTGATCGCCAAGGCGTTGGTCGCCCATCTCAGTCCGGCCGCCCGCCAGCGGCTCGAACATCTGATGGCCCAGGATCACGAGCAGTTGGACGCGCTGATGAACGAGGCGCGGCGCGAGTTGGATCAGGCGCGCCACACCAACCGGCGCAACCGGCTCGACGCCAAGCTCGCCATCGCCGACATCCGGGAGGGTCGACGCCCGCTGGACGAGGTCGTCGACCAGCTGATTTTCAAGAAGCGGATCATGGACGTGGCTTTCGTCCTGTCGGAGCTGGCCTCCGTCCCCGAGGCCCATGTCAACAACGTGCTGCACAAGGTCAACGCGATGGGTATCGCGGTGATCTGCCGATCGCTCGACATGTCCGACACGGTCTACCAGCGGCTGAGCGCCCTGCGCTGCGAACGCCTGCGGCTGAACAAGGCCCAGGTGATGCCGATGGTCACTGAGTATCGCCAGATCGACAGGCAGACCGCCGACCGCGCCCTCCGGTTTCACAAGGTGCGCAGCACGGTCGGCCGCGCCGGCTGA
- a CDS encoding SUMF1/EgtB/PvdO family nonheme iron enzyme, with product MRLVTAYLGCLLLLGVLAPGPAARPAAAQSAPPAETVSPDAFELTFWDTIRNSRNPDDFRAYLEAFPKGRFAPLARIRLRQNGGDGPGSTDPEALEAISGDFVASEATPVLARPAPDGPRLGSLRAGEAVRVTGRHAATGLVRVERRDGKPGFVAAERLKPAGGTPAAGSGQDGQSPDSSGAAVAAGRPGEPVTDCADCPEMVRIPAGSFEMGANELSDFEKPVHRVTLARPFLIGRYEVTVRQWEVCSGEGACPAKVGPAMDGSLPVTDVTWGEARGYATWLARKTGRRYRLPSEAEWEYAARGGGKTTYPWGAQLIRERANCLGCNATSLRRALPVGRFPPNEFGLHDMAGNAAEWVEDCWFDNYRGAPSDGSVRDSANCRERVLRGGSFGNDPRYLRSAARFKYDAEVRYYGNGFRVLREE from the coding sequence GTGCGCCTTGTCACGGCGTATCTCGGCTGTCTCCTTCTGCTCGGCGTTCTGGCCCCGGGTCCGGCGGCGCGTCCGGCCGCGGCCCAGTCGGCCCCGCCGGCCGAGACCGTATCGCCCGACGCCTTCGAACTGACCTTCTGGGACACGATCCGCAACAGCCGGAATCCCGACGACTTCCGGGCCTACCTGGAAGCCTTTCCGAAGGGACGCTTCGCGCCGCTGGCGCGCATCCGCTTGCGTCAGAACGGCGGCGATGGACCCGGCTCTACCGATCCCGAGGCGCTGGAGGCGATTTCGGGCGACTTCGTCGCCAGCGAAGCGACCCCGGTTCTGGCGCGTCCGGCGCCCGATGGGCCTCGCCTCGGCAGTCTGCGGGCGGGCGAGGCCGTCCGCGTGACCGGTCGGCATGCCGCAACGGGCCTGGTGCGGGTCGAACGGCGCGACGGCAAGCCGGGCTTCGTCGCTGCCGAGCGCCTGAAGCCGGCCGGCGGGACGCCGGCCGCCGGCTCCGGCCAGGATGGGCAGTCCCCGGATTCGTCAGGGGCTGCGGTGGCTGCCGGACGGCCCGGCGAGCCCGTCACTGACTGCGCCGACTGCCCTGAAATGGTGCGCATTCCGGCCGGCAGCTTCGAGATGGGGGCGAACGAGCTGTCCGACTTCGAGAAGCCCGTGCATCGGGTCACCCTGGCGCGGCCATTCCTGATCGGACGCTACGAGGTCACCGTCCGGCAATGGGAGGTCTGCTCCGGCGAGGGTGCCTGTCCGGCCAAGGTCGGTCCGGCCATGGACGGGTCGCTGCCGGTCACCGACGTGACCTGGGGCGAGGCGCGCGGCTACGCCACCTGGCTGGCGCGCAAGACCGGGCGGCGCTATCGGCTGCCCAGCGAGGCGGAATGGGAGTATGCCGCCCGCGGCGGCGGCAAGACGACCTATCCGTGGGGGGCGCAACTGATCCGCGAGCGGGCCAACTGCCTCGGCTGCAACGCCACGTCGCTGCGCCGCGCTCTGCCGGTCGGACGCTTCCCGCCGAACGAGTTCGGGCTGCACGACATGGCCGGCAACGCGGCCGAATGGGTCGAGGATTGCTGGTTCGACAACTATCGCGGCGCGCCGTCGGACGGGTCCGTGCGCGATTCGGCCAATTGCCGCGAGCGTGTCCTGCGCGGCGGCTCGTTCGGCAACGATCCGCGCTATCTGCGCTCCGCCGCCCGGTTCAAATACGATGCCGAGGTCCGCTACTACGGCAACGGCTTCCGGGTGCTGCGCGAGGAGTGA
- a CDS encoding N-formylglutamate amidohydrolase yields the protein MPSPELDARSPFRDEAREILAGDPARGLVILADHATNIVPAEYAGLGLPAGQLERHIGYDIGIDGLTRELARRTGAPAVLSRFSRLLIDPNRGDDDPTLIMRLSDGAVVPGNARIDADERARRIGRFWRPYDEAVAAVIETAARASGVPPVILSLHSFTPVWRGVPRPWHVGILWDRDPRLPRLLHDALSADTALVVGDNEPYGGALHGDTMFRHATRRGLAHAILEVRQDLIADAAGILAWAGRLTRIMDDLAGRPDLHRIEYFGSDAGPVAPLPLPLADAAYPFERPAPMPA from the coding sequence ATGCCAAGCCCCGAACTCGATGCCCGTTCGCCCTTTCGCGACGAGGCCCGCGAAATTCTTGCCGGCGATCCGGCCCGCGGCCTCGTGATTCTCGCCGACCACGCCACCAATATCGTGCCGGCCGAATATGCCGGCCTCGGCCTGCCCGCAGGCCAGCTGGAACGCCATATCGGCTACGATATCGGCATCGACGGTCTGACGCGCGAATTGGCGCGGCGGACCGGCGCTCCGGCGGTGCTGTCGCGATTCTCGCGCCTGCTGATCGACCCGAATCGCGGCGACGACGACCCGACGCTGATCATGCGGCTGTCCGACGGCGCCGTGGTGCCGGGCAATGCGCGCATCGATGCGGACGAAAGGGCCCGGCGGATCGGGCGCTTCTGGCGCCCGTATGACGAAGCGGTCGCGGCCGTGATCGAAACGGCGGCGCGAGCGAGCGGGGTTCCGCCCGTCATCCTGTCGCTGCACAGTTTCACGCCCGTCTGGCGCGGCGTGCCGAGACCCTGGCATGTGGGCATCCTGTGGGATCGCGATCCGCGCCTGCCGCGCCTGCTGCACGACGCGCTCTCAGCCGACACGGCCCTGGTCGTCGGCGACAACGAGCCCTATGGCGGTGCGTTGCACGGCGATACCATGTTCCGTCACGCCACCCGTCGCGGCCTCGCCCATGCCATCCTGGAGGTACGCCAGGACCTGATCGCCGACGCGGCCGGGATTCTCGCCTGGGCCGGGCGGCTGACGCGGATCATGGACGATCTCGCCGGCCGCCCCGACCTGCACCGGATCGAGTATTTCGGTTCGGATGCCGGGCCGGTCGCGCCCTTGCCGCTACCGCTGGCGGATGCGGCATACCCATTCGAACGACCGGCACCCATGCCGGCCTGA
- a CDS encoding thermonuclease family protein, whose amino-acid sequence MMTLPPLLGGPTVLAAEAPPGQPIWTQVPTRIDRSQETRQRIDAPARMIDDRIYVRVDSPARMVDAVTFVGEDRAFRLAGIRPFERTLICRTPAGLRWACGIRSATALSGWIAGRVVGCRALGPEETKPSVQTALPRPPIVPAACDLDKDPLALRLVREGWAEPEDPADAVLGPAAQAAKRDRRGVHADSPP is encoded by the coding sequence ATGATGACGCTTCCGCCGCTGCTCGGCGGCCCGACCGTTCTGGCTGCCGAGGCGCCGCCGGGGCAGCCGATCTGGACCCAGGTACCGACCCGGATCGATCGCAGCCAGGAGACGCGCCAGCGAATCGACGCGCCCGCCCGCATGATCGACGACCGCATCTATGTCCGGGTCGACAGCCCGGCCCGCATGGTCGATGCGGTCACCTTCGTGGGCGAGGACAGGGCGTTCCGGCTGGCCGGCATCCGGCCGTTCGAGCGCACGCTGATCTGCCGAACGCCGGCTGGCCTGCGCTGGGCCTGCGGCATTCGGTCGGCGACCGCCCTCTCGGGTTGGATCGCGGGCCGCGTGGTCGGGTGCCGCGCGCTCGGACCGGAGGAGACCAAGCCGTCAGTCCAGACCGCCCTGCCGCGTCCGCCGATCGTGCCGGCGGCCTGTGATCTCGACAAGGACCCACTCGCCCTGCGGCTCGTCCGCGAGGGCTGGGCCGAACCCGAGGATCCCGCCGATGCCGTTCTGGGTCCGGCCGCGCAGGCGGCCAAGCGCGATCGACGCGGCGTTCATGCCGACAGCCCGCCGTGA
- a CDS encoding alpha/beta fold hydrolase: protein MVLRVIGLAVGGAVVLGFLLAAYASVKSSRIEAEHPPTGRFVEVAGLRLHYVDLPATVPQADDAPAILFVHGASANLNDSLLAFRTSLEGRHRLIFVDRPGHGYSERGTNPGIAAPAAQAAVLAALLDRVGVRRAVVVGHSWGGAVAAAMGVLRPDRVAGLVFVAAATHPWPGGVEWYYRVAAQPIVGSLFARTLVMPIGMASRDAGLKGVFDPNPEPDGYTGKVAVDLLFRPPEFVANAEDVFGLNANLAIQSRRYGEIRVPTTILSGNKDSVVYEELHSGGLARDIPGSRLIWLDGVGHMPHHAAGERVVTAIEEVVDLARGRALASR from the coding sequence ATGGTGTTGCGTGTGATCGGGCTCGCCGTCGGCGGGGCCGTGGTTCTTGGCTTCCTGCTCGCCGCCTATGCGTCGGTGAAGTCCTCCCGGATCGAGGCGGAGCATCCGCCGACCGGGCGCTTCGTCGAGGTCGCGGGGTTGCGGCTGCACTATGTCGACCTGCCCGCGACGGTGCCGCAGGCCGACGATGCCCCGGCCATCCTGTTCGTGCACGGGGCGAGCGCCAATCTCAACGACAGCCTGCTGGCCTTCCGGACGAGCCTGGAGGGGCGCCATCGGCTGATCTTCGTCGACCGTCCGGGGCACGGCTATTCCGAGCGCGGCACCAATCCAGGCATCGCCGCGCCGGCCGCCCAGGCCGCCGTGTTGGCCGCCTTGCTCGACAGGGTCGGGGTCCGGCGTGCGGTCGTGGTCGGCCACAGCTGGGGTGGGGCGGTCGCCGCGGCCATGGGCGTGCTGCGCCCGGACCGCGTCGCCGGCCTGGTCTTCGTCGCTGCCGCGACCCATCCCTGGCCGGGCGGGGTCGAGTGGTACTATCGCGTGGCGGCGCAGCCGATCGTCGGCTCGCTGTTCGCCCGCACTCTGGTCATGCCGATCGGCATGGCGTCGCGCGACGCCGGCCTGAAGGGCGTGTTCGATCCCAATCCGGAACCGGATGGCTATACCGGCAAGGTCGCCGTGGACCTGCTGTTCCGTCCGCCGGAATTCGTCGCCAATGCCGAGGATGTCTTCGGCCTCAACGCCAATCTGGCGATCCAGTCGCGCCGCTATGGCGAGATCCGCGTGCCGACCACGATCCTGTCGGGCAACAAAGATTCTGTCGTCTATGAGGAACTGCATTCCGGCGGGCTGGCCCGCGACATTCCCGGATCGCGCCTGATCTGGCTCGACGGGGTCGGCCACATGCCCCATCACGCCGCGGGCGAACGGGTCGTCACCGCGATCGAGGAGGTGGTCGACCTCGCGCGCGGACGGGCTCTGGCGTCGCGTTGA
- a CDS encoding DUF1036 domain-containing protein: MRSFLSSACLRPRFGRRSFLTVSTIAAAIVAASALSATEAKADLRICNKTSSRIGIAVGYKDQTAWATEGWWNLPASSCETLLAGPLVSRYYYIYAIDYDRGGEWSGRSFMCTQEKTFTIRGIEDCLKRGFERTGFFEIDTGEQRSWTVQLTEPGRAGLGTAGSQ, translated from the coding sequence ATGCGAAGCTTCCTGTCATCTGCCTGTCTCCGTCCGCGCTTCGGCCGGAGGTCCTTCCTTACGGTTTCGACCATCGCTGCAGCGATCGTCGCCGCTTCCGCATTGTCCGCAACGGAAGCAAAGGCTGATCTGCGCATCTGCAACAAGACCTCGAGCCGGATCGGCATCGCCGTCGGCTACAAGGATCAAACCGCCTGGGCGACGGAAGGCTGGTGGAACCTGCCGGCTTCATCCTGCGAGACCTTGCTCGCCGGACCACTCGTTTCGCGGTATTATTATATCTATGCGATCGATTACGATCGGGGCGGCGAATGGAGCGGCCGCTCCTTCATGTGCACCCAGGAAAAGACCTTCACGATCCGCGGTATCGAAGACTGCCTGAAGCGCGGCTTCGAGCGCACCGGCTTCTTCGAGATCGACACCGGCGAGCAGCGCAGCTGGACCGTCCAGTTGACCGAGCCGGGCCGTGCCGGCCTCGGCACGGCCGGCAGC
- a CDS encoding DUF4399 domain-containing protein, whose amino-acid sequence MRRKGVREAVTGIALAVGITVASGIGLPVGAGLRADAAIAAEGTTPAPKGAAVYFQAPQDGQRVPRRFTVRIGLRDMGVAPAGVAIAGTGHHHVLIDAEAPAAGEPIPADFNHIHLGNGQTEVELTLTPGRHTLQLVVGDHRHMPHQPPVQSPKITVTVY is encoded by the coding sequence ATGAGACGGAAAGGTGTGAGGGAAGCCGTGACGGGAATCGCCTTGGCGGTCGGCATCACCGTGGCGAGCGGCATCGGACTGCCGGTCGGCGCCGGGCTGCGGGCCGATGCGGCGATCGCCGCCGAGGGCACGACGCCGGCGCCGAAGGGGGCTGCGGTCTATTTCCAGGCGCCGCAGGACGGCCAGCGCGTGCCGCGCCGCTTCACCGTGCGGATCGGGCTGCGCGACATGGGCGTCGCGCCGGCCGGGGTGGCGATCGCCGGAACCGGACACCACCATGTTCTGATCGACGCCGAGGCTCCGGCGGCCGGCGAGCCGATCCCGGCGGACTTCAACCATATCCATCTCGGTAACGGCCAGACCGAGGTGGAGTTGACGCTCACCCCCGGTCGTCACACCCTGCAGCTCGTCGTCGGCGATCATCGCCATATGCCGCATCAGCCGCCGGTCCAGTCGCCGAAGATCACCGTCACCGTCTATTGA
- a CDS encoding DUF2312 domain-containing protein, with protein sequence MSGPAGFAADQLKSFVERIERLEEEKQTIQDDIKDVYAEAKGTGFDIKILRQVIRIRKQDKSEREEQEAVLDLYLQALGMVFGGEPTEE encoded by the coding sequence TTGTCCGGACCCGCGGGCTTTGCCGCCGACCAGTTGAAGTCCTTCGTCGAGCGCATCGAGCGTCTCGAAGAGGAAAAGCAGACCATTCAGGACGACATCAAGGATGTCTATGCCGAGGCCAAGGGCACCGGCTTCGATATCAAGATCCTGCGTCAGGTGATCCGCATCCGCAAGCAGGACAAATCGGAGCGCGAAGAACAGGAAGCCGTTCTCGACCTCTACTTGCAGGCGCTCGGCATGGTCTTCGGCGGCGAGCCGACCGAAGAATAG
- the ykgO gene encoding type B 50S ribosomal protein L36: MKIKNSLKSLRGRHRDNRLVRRKGRVYIINKTNPRYKARQG, encoded by the coding sequence ATGAAGATCAAGAACTCGCTCAAGTCGCTCCGCGGTCGCCATCGCGACAACCGCCTGGTTCGCCGCAAAGGGCGCGTCTATATCATCAACAAGACCAATCCGCGCTACAAGGCGCGTCAGGGCTGA
- a CDS encoding tetratricopeptide repeat protein: MIGPYDPVMRFFMSPRFPLLPAGPALLPVAVLIVSLAGAVLPAGAQGVPRDHPPLTPDRKAPSDRVPAEPGPNRGSRTEKPLPGGGVGVDLTAPPAGPQATITLDQLFERLKAAKRPEAGQRIAREIEGRWLQSGSDTVDLLMARALAAIKANETALALDLLDAIVTLKPDYAEGWNKRATVHFVRKDIGRSVADIEAVLRLEPRHYGALYGLATLMKELGDKKRALAAYRQALELNPFLSEVEKQVKDLSLEVDGRDL, encoded by the coding sequence ATGATCGGTCCCTATGATCCGGTCATGCGGTTTTTCATGTCGCCACGGTTTCCCCTCCTGCCTGCCGGCCCGGCGCTGCTGCCGGTGGCTGTCCTCATCGTGTCGCTGGCCGGTGCAGTGCTGCCGGCCGGTGCCCAGGGCGTCCCGCGCGACCATCCGCCGCTGACCCCCGACCGCAAGGCGCCGTCTGATCGTGTGCCGGCGGAGCCGGGGCCGAATCGCGGCAGTCGCACCGAAAAGCCGTTGCCGGGCGGCGGCGTCGGCGTCGATCTGACCGCGCCGCCGGCCGGTCCGCAGGCGACCATCACCCTGGATCAGCTGTTCGAACGCCTGAAGGCGGCGAAGCGGCCCGAGGCGGGTCAGCGCATCGCGCGCGAAATCGAGGGGCGCTGGCTGCAATCGGGCAGCGATACCGTCGATCTCCTGATGGCGCGGGCGCTCGCCGCCATCAAGGCCAACGAGACGGCCCTGGCGCTCGACCTGCTCGATGCCATCGTCACGCTGAAGCCCGACTATGCCGAGGGCTGGAACAAGCGCGCGACGGTGCATTTCGTGCGCAAGGACATCGGCCGCTCGGTCGCCGACATCGAGGCCGTGCTCCGGCTGGAGCCGCGCCACTACGGAGCGCTCTACGGGCTCGCCACCTTGATGAAGGAACTCGGCGACAAGAAGCGGGCGCTGGCCGCCTACCGGCAGGCGCTCGAGCTCAACCCGTTCCTGTCCGAGGTCGAGAAGCAGGTGAAGGACCTGTCGCTCGAGGTCGACGGGCGCGATCTCTGA
- a CDS encoding DUF1244 domain-containing protein, translating into MSDLDEKSRTELEAAAFRRLLEHLDKRSDVQNIDLMNLAGFCRNCLANWYLEAAEARGMPVSKADSRVAVYGMPYDEWKAKHQRDASGDQLAAFEKNRPQH; encoded by the coding sequence ATGAGCGATCTCGACGAAAAATCACGCACCGAACTGGAAGCCGCAGCCTTCCGCCGCCTGCTCGAGCATCTCGACAAGCGCAGCGACGTGCAGAATATCGACCTCATGAATCTGGCGGGTTTCTGCCGGAACTGCCTCGCCAACTGGTACCTGGAGGCCGCCGAGGCGCGCGGCATGCCGGTCAGCAAGGCCGACAGCCGCGTCGCCGTCTACGGCATGCCCTACGACGAGTGGAAGGCGAAGCACCAGCGGGACGCCTCCGGCGACCAGTTGGCCGCCTTCGAGAAGAACCGCCCGCAGCATTGA